The sequence aaatgaaaaaagtgttcaacaaacaggtcaacaagtatatataggcttaaagaggacactttggcctttctcttggtgatataatttgtttaaccccttttgaccttAAGCTCTTCTATTCcgctgaaattcaaatttgactaaaatataatacctgagaaaaaaattaataacacatcaggtataaacggtacagtgacaaatcataccagttcttaaagactattatcctaccaacataacaaaagaaaaatcatccaattatctataacagtttgcgagtaatgataatttaattctgatcaaatttacaaaaatcacattttttataaaatgatataaaatatttgactttaacagcatgccacgcacacaatcgacaatatttttatctaattttttggctgccttagtttaaatatgtttactattgaatggcattcaaatttttgaaatcggagttaacaaaaagttggacttttggcctatgaaattgagatatgagccaccgtgcgacGCATAGTGGccatttgataatttttgaaccaaatgagataatcaaaaaatttaaaaggcatatgatagataattgatcagcttattaaatgagtgtttgaaaatggtttCAAGTGCATATTTATGTGTtagaaaagttgaaatttgtggaaaaatccagtgaaaaaaaaatattttttaaaatgttttatgtttctttttaaaggcttttatgatttaaaattatttctgaaaagattaaaaaaattttggaaaaaacatttttttttttggttttacacgcttatatgtcatttttggaaccatgtattttttcaaaattttacctctagcaaaaaatggaaCAAGAACGGGCATTAGGTAAatgaataatcaaagaacttattttgaaaatatggcaaacatAACAATTgatagttttgctttattttccatcaaagttgagaaatattgaaaaaatatatagttgaTAGATATCGTTTGGAAcaatgtcttttttcaaaattttacatctagcaaaaaatggggcaaggacgggcagctgaaaatttttgcattaggtaaaggaataataaaaattgtgggtttttttgacaactgaAACTCAGTCGACTTTGAAGGGCAATAtattctgaaccaaaaatctcattgtaataagagtagcatatttgaaatcgttggacaatttacggtaaaatacttttattcaaaattgtttaggCGTACACTGTGTGACAACATAAACTTGTTTATGCCATAACTGAATcagaaattctgtaaataaaaaattatttacagaaTATCGGTAATGGTATTGTAGCGGTAATgataattgcagttatttcggtagcGATAGTTAAGCGGTTGCAGTAGCCGAACTAAGATTGTATTTTGAGGTAACGATCTTTCCTAAACTCTATATTAATGTTAGTAATTGCAACATGTTGTTATTTTCCCTACTACTGACAGCAGTGGTAGGGCATTCAAAAGTCGTAggtttatacatttatttgttatacacatatttattataatttacatattatactcatacatacatagatatgtatgtatgatgtaTATTTTCTCAATAACTCTTATCACTAAATCTCTAGCCAGCTCAGAGCAatcaattaatatttgtttattttcacaGAATAGTAGCATTTGAAATTTCAACGTTGCGACACACAGAAACATGAAGAAAGTATTTAAagctattttattaatttacctAAACATCTGTTTGACAAGTTTTAAATTCGTACAAACAGCCAACACAGAAATGAAACCCTGTGAGAATTTCCATAAATATGAGTGCAGTGTGGAAAATCGAGATCCCAACTATGAAGAAATTTCTCAGAAATTAGATGATCAGATGAATAAGCAGCTGTTAAGTCATCTAGCAACGGTAATACAAGAGAAGCCAGCGAACTTGGCGACATTTAAAGACAAAATAATAACATACTTTGAGGCTTGCAATAATAAAGCACCGAATTATTTTGGTGAATATTTCGTTCCATTCGAACAATTGTTGGCGGATAAGACTTATAATTTCTGGCCTTTGTTGGGCAGAATGCAGTCGTATGGCTTTAATAATGTCATACTAAATCATCGTATAACCAGGAATATGGATAATACATTAAATATTCATCTGTCTTCTGCAGATATAGCAGAAGATGAGCCTTTAGATTCCGATGACCCTACGTTGCTTAATGTATTAACATATTTGGGCTACCAGAGTAAATGGGCAGTACAAAAATGGTTGAATAACAGCATAAAATGGCAAGATATAGCAACAAAATATACACAATTGAAATACAAggcaaaactgaaaataaattttaaaacaattaatctGCAATTGTATACAAGGCTGCATTCATATCTTCAGAATTTATTGGAGGCAGAGATTGATAATCTCTCCGTTATCACTATAGATGTGAGGTATTATAAGTTTTTGATTTATACAAATTGGAGTCCTGAAGAGCAGAAACAGATTtgcgaatatttatttattaaatttctgtaCTATTTGGAGCAGGACGACACAGAAGCCTTTGAACCTCTGGCGTGTGTAAaagatttaagaaataaatttgatttaggcatgaattatatatattatgaacagtttttcaaacaaaatgaaatCAAATACAAGACGGCGCTTTTTAGCATGCtgcaatatattaaaatcttCATGTCGGATCAGTTTAAAGCGAATCATTTGCAACTCTCTGGCAAACAAATAGAATTCTTGCTAAACAAATTGCAGgcagttaaaataaatattggaaatttgccagataatttcaatttaacgcaaataaatacattttatcaGGCTATACCCAAGTTGAGTAGcagcaattattgcaaaaattatttgttattattgaaGCAGAGATTTCGTGAATCACTGGCCTATATGCAAAATCAAACCTATTCCCTAGGGACTGACAGTACTACGGCTACTACTCCCAGCCTGCCCTTTTATGTGCTCAATAAAAACATGGTTGTCATACCATTTGGCAGTTTCCAATTGCCCCTGTTCCACTACCAGCAAACGTCTCTGCAACAGCTTTccgtttttggttttattatggCTCATGAACTAACTCATGCAGTCGGTATGGTGGGCTTAAGATTTGACCAGCAAGGAACCGAATTGCTTCATCCGTCTGATATATTAGAAAATGCTAATTTTAGGGCTTCAGTAAATTGTATGCAAGACCAAGAGCCCACGGACTGTGTACATGAACGTATTGCCGATTTTTTTGCCGTGCGTGTGGTATATCATATTTATTTGGAGTATTATGCTAAGGGAGGGCAGGAGGATTGGAGCAAAGAATTCTTTGAGAATTTGGCACAATTATTTTGTGGCAATAGCAGGCTACAATATATTGCTCATGATAGCGATCCAGTGCGTTTGAATCAAATTGTTAAGAATTTTCCACCATTCGCCCGGACCTTTGATTGTCCAGCGGACACAGCCATgaatttgaaaactaaatgtCGTCTTTATTAAGTAAATAAGGCATTTGCATTATAGCctcatgataattttaaaataaacttataaaatataataataagtttagtttaagaacatatttattatgttattctaaatgttttaaatattttaaggttttagctgaaatgtttttatataccCCGTGTCGATACTTGATTTTGATCATGTAATcataatttaacttaaatttaagattaaacaaatgtttgtcaAAGCAAGTacaattaataaaacataaatgtttaaactcttttaaaccaatttatATATCTGGTacttaattcaaatttttttatggaccgatccttttttttttttcttggaccagcactcaggggatgacccctactcatgcaaagcattgtgttggaactaggaaaataggttatgggagggaggatagagggagtagtgtttgtggacatttgatttgaattttcctatattgaaagtgacaggaaatacttcaggaggaagcttattccacatacggacagtacggctaaagaacgaattttccctgtaatgtgttgtgcgatctactatccagtcgacaacgaattgatgtgcccttgccgaaaagcgtgtgttgcgtaaagatctacgggtttcgggaacaagttccctaatttcagcagagcacataccattgtagtatcggtagaacagtgaaacacaacccacattgcgacgatgttccagtgagtcaatagagctggataccctactgtcaccgataagcatcttcgccctctcctgtacgcggtcgagtaactccaaaatagacttcgaagcaccggcccacacatgagagttgtattccattttaggtcggatataagtggtgtaaatagtaaggagatcagatggagtgaagtatttcttacaccgttttagaaaaccaaggcacttgtccagcggacatcgcactgaatactcatgcctagaacatcaagagcttctgattccttaatatttacaccacccataaaaacagatggagcaacatgatctgttgtgcgtttgtgggttaacatacaacattgagtcttgcgcgcattaaaatcgactctattcgcacaaccctattcagagattgtcacaagatcttggttgagcgtatcattcatattttgcctcattgccccaatctccgacaggcttggtctataattgaatgcatatgaatggcaaatgttgctgtcatctgcaaaagagtagatagtgttggaagtttgacgtagaaggtcgtttataaagataagaaatagagtaggagaaaggccGGAGCCTTGCACTGAACTCAACTGACCTCTATAACTTTTTTCctattgaaaacttaaaattaaaaaaaaaatagttgacccgcccggcttcgcccagtagcatttactaatgttagttcttcaagtttctcgaacccacatacacctgcctattcttatttatttgcaaataaaatatctaattttgtactgcatactttagggagcttttttattacagttgactggactcaaaaaaattccgagttttacccggcattttttaatttttttctttacaaaacatctcctcaaaatttcgaatcgaataaaaaaaaatcagccaaatcgctccatccgttctcacgtgatgacattacatacatgaacccaaggcgtatttaacaaggtgacagcagtggcgaattgaaataaatacaggcgaattcacttatttttataccctacaccaccatagtggggagggtattatgcgtttgtgcagatgtttgtaacgcccaaaaatattagtctaacacccaccttaaagtataccgacttagaatcactttctgagtcgattgagcgatgtccgtccgtccggctggtcggctggctggctgtccatgtaaaccttttgcgcagagtacaggtcgcaattttgaagatatttcaatcaaatttgatacataattttttttcggctcaggtaccaagcctattgaaactggctgaaatcggtccactatttcacctagcccccatacaaatgtcctcccgaaattggacttcatcggtcataaatgtttaatttatatatgtatctccacaaattccgctccaaataagttttatatacacaaaattcatgtcaccaaattttattacgatcggtccataattagtcatagctcccatatagacccgcttccgaaagtcactttaacgtgcataaatcgcttaaaaatgttggtaaacacacaaaattcaacatagttacctttaatatagacataaatcacacgacctaatttcatggtgatcggtccataattggtcatagcccccatataaccccacttccgaaaatcagtcaaaaatataaattattgaaattttaaaagaacatttttttttgctcttttacttagtgtagggtattatatggtcgggcttgaccgaccatactttcttacttgtttatatatagagtttgacatacgggagaatattttttataaatgtagtttgacatttgtgcgtgctatttctataatcagctgtgctgtcgatggcaccttattaaatgcaccttgcatgaaccatttcatttttataccctacaccaccatagtggggagagtattatgcgtttgtgcagatgtttgtaacgcccaaaaatattagtctaacacccaccttaaagtataccgatcgacttagaatcactttctgagtcgattaaacgatgtccgtccgtccgtctggttggctggccggctggctggctgtccatgtaaaccttgtgcgcagagtacaggtcgcaattttgaagatatttcgatagaattcggtacatattactttttctgcccaaggaccaagcctattgaaactggctgaaatcggtacattatttcacctagcccccatacaaatatcccctcgaaattggactttattggtcataaatgtttaatttatctatgtatctacacaaatttcgctccaaataagttttatataaacaaaattcatgtcaccaatttttgttacgatcggtccataattagtcatagctcccatatagagccgcttccgaaaatcactttaacgtgcttaaatcacttaaaaatattggtatatacacaaaattcaacataaataactttcatatagacataaatcacacggcctaattttatggtgatgggtccataattggtcatagctcccatataaagcccacttccgaaaatcactcacgaatataaattattgatattttaaaagaaaaatatttttactcatttggtgtagggtattatatggtcgggcttgaccgaccatattttcttacttgtttttatatgaaatttttgtttgtaataaaaatcatgaaaaatcgaaaacggcagatattgttcagatttattactttatcgcaaagccacgtgtaatagaaacaaaatgagatatcgattataaaaatcgatacattctcttttaatttatttcgaatttataaaacagaaaacccaaatttaaaaataaaatgttcaacctcttaattttatgttgttaaaattttcagcatttggtttaaAGAATAATATCAGACCTTGGCagctttgaaatttcaaaaaaaaactgcaaaataagGGCCGCCCTAAAACACATACATTCAATGTTAAACTCTCTAGAAACGCATCAACTCTTACGCTACAAACCAAAAGTCAGCAAAAACATTGTAAGTGCTCTGTGTTCTGCTCAAACGAATGcaaatataggaaaaaatatAGTAAACGCATATAAATCTCATTTAtggcacatttttataaaaatataaaaaaaacatcatacgactgcaaaagaaaaaaatggagAGAGAAATGAATTTTCTgtgaaatgtttgaaaaaacacagacacaaaatatgttttgtgttgCATTGAGAAGTCTTgtgtctatagaaaaacaaatgtttgttgAATAAAGTAACGAGGGTGACAAGGTAAAGATAATTGTATATAGGTCGGATCTACacatttttcaattgaaaatcaaaacttttcaattcaattcagaaAAGATCAATTGGAATTgagatttttaatttgatattcAGAAAATGCCAAATTGAAAATGAGATTCATAACTTCAGATTCAgagtattttcattttcataaaatcagaattttaattttattttgaaattccgAAAATATCAGttgaaaattagaattttttaaataagggcTCTACCATAGCAAAGTTGTCACAAGCAACTACTAACCGAAAGGTTGTTGCCCATATCCtcccatttttgaaaaatatcatttACATACTCATTTGTAGCGTTAAAACAACCTCTTATTTTCAATTGAGCTTctatgaatttaaattaaatattctcaatttaaatttttcttttccgaattgtaaatgaaaattctcattATCAATTGTTATCTTccgaatttgaaattaaaattctcaatttcaattgttcttttccgaattttaaaagaaaattctcaTTTGCAATTGTTTTTTCCGAATTACTGTTAAAAATggagttctagttctgttttagttctgttctagttctgttctgttctagttctgttctagttctgttctagttctgttctagttctgttctagttctgttctagttctgttctagttctgttctagttctgttctagttctgttctagttctgttctagttctgttctagttctgttctagttctgttctagttctgttctagttctgttctagttctgttctagttctgttctagttctgttctagttctgttctagttctgttctagttctgttctagttctgttctagttctgttctagttctgttctagttctgttctagttctgttctagttctgttctagttctgttctagttctgttctagttctgttctagttctgttctagttctgttctagttctgttctagttctgttctagttctgttctagttctgttctagttctgttctagttctgttctagttctgttctagttctgttctagttctgttctagttctgttctagttctgttctagttctgttctagttctgttctagttctgttctagttctgttctagttctgttctagttctgttctagttctgttctagttctgttctagttctgttctagttctgttctagttctgttctagttctgttctagttctgttctagttctgttctagttctgttctagttctgttctagttctgttctagttctgttctagttctgttctagttctgttctagttctgttctagttctgttctagttctgttctagttctgttctagttctgttctagttctgttctagttctgttctagttctgttctagttctgttctagttctgttctagttctgttctagttctgttctagttctgttctagttctgttctagttctgttctagttctgttctagttctgttctagttctgttctagttctgttctagttctgttctagttctgttctagttctgttctagttctgttctagttctgttctagttctgttctagttctgttctagttctgttctagttctgttctagttctgttctagttctgttctagttctgttctagttctgttctagttctgttctagttctgttctagttctgttctagttctgttctagttctgttctagttctgttctagttctgttctagttctgttctgttctagttctgttctagttctgttctagttctgttctagttctgttctagttctgttctagttctgttctagttctgttctagttctgttctagttctgttctagttctgttctagttctgttctagttctgttctagttctgttctagttctgttctagttctgttctagttctgttctagttctgttctagttctgttctagttctgttctagttctgttctagttctgttctagttctgttctagttctgttctagttctgttctagttctgttctagttctgttctagttctgttctagttctgttctagttctgttctagttctgttctagttctgttctagttctgttctagttctgttctagttctgttctagttctgttctagttctgttctagttctgttctagttctgttctagttctgttctagttctgttctagttctgttctagttctgttctagttctgttctagttctgttctagttctgttctagttctgttctagttctgttctagttctgttctagttctgttctagttctgttctagttctgttctagttctgttctagttctgttctagttctgttctagttctgttctagttctgttctagttctgttctagttctgttctagttctgttctagttctgttctagttctggaTCTCTTCGTATTGACTTTTGAATGTGGCCACTTAAAAGTGTGTAGAGCATTTACTTTTATACTTGTGTATGGTTTTATATGATATGCAAACATATGTTAAAGCAAATACATTTTACGTAAATACGATTTAAAGCAACAGTTTAGTTTGTTGTACAAATACGTATGTTTTCACATGTGATTGTTTAAGTGACATACATTTTAGCCTTTAAACGTTGGTTTCAATGTATGGTAATAGAATAGGGGTAAAATGTTGGGGGTTTGCTACATTTTtcctgtttattttatatttctcaaGGGTATTGCTGTTAAGAGTGTGTATCTGTGTGGTATATTTCGTAATTGTGAGTTTGTGTGTTTATATTAGTTTGTTGGTTTTTGTAGGTAGATGACATTTTTGGTTTTACCAATCATAACCCTCTATGGCTTAACAAAAACTGTCAGACAATTTTTTATGTGgttttttcgttataaaaaataaacacacactCGCCCAGATACACCTTCATTGTACCACATTTATGCAATACCGCTGATTCTTTATAGttttaaccgatttttttttttgctttgtttgttggtttttaagGCAAcagccaaaaaatcaaaaaaaaaaaaatggaatttccACCAAATTTCCCCATGGCCTAATATGAAATATTGTGAGCCTAGAAAACAACATATAACGCAAAAGTGAATTCTCAAAAAAAAGAGCAAATAAAAtggagagagaaaaaaaaaatagaatatatTTCTATCGAAATACTACACAAGATTAATTGTCAATGTGTGGGGTTTTCATTGTTGCTTTTTTAATTCCCAgctaaaattgaaactaaaaaaatatgaacaaattttttaaaattttagtttggtttgtaaacactaaaaatatgaaaaacatattttttctcttaACACATAAATTTGTCAAAGATGGCAgcgaaatttttcatttgcattcTAGGAATTAAAAAGgagaaagtttttgaaatatgaaacaaattgaGGAATATTTGTTTCTCTTTGGTAGCgtattttattgtcaagtttTCCAAATGATTTCACCTGGCTCTATTATAATATTTCTGGAAGCCAGTGCTTTTCAATATCATCACTGATATTTGATTTGGAAGCAAAGTGCTAGCATTActttaaaaaagtgtttaataTTTGAGTTGGGAAGATCTacaattaaatgtaaaatttgagttTAGAACTACAGACAACTGAAGGTACAATTGAAGTTAAAAAAGATCTATATTTGAagataaaattagaaattttaaatatctacaaCTGATGGTAAATTTTGAGTTAAGATacgattgaatttaaaattgcaGTTTAGAAAAATATGCCATTGAAgttcaaatgtaatttttaaaggaTCTACAACTGAATGTATTAAGGCAGCTTAGAGAGAtctacaattgaaagtaaatttggaGTCTAAGAAGACTTACACTTAAAGGTAAATTCGGAGTTTAGAAGCATCTACGATTGAAAGAAAATTAAGCTTCAAAATATGCACGATTGGAGGCTATAAAGATCTGTAATAGAAGAGAGAATTGGAGCTACAATTAAAGGAAAATTTGGAGTTTATAAAGAATAACGattgaaagtaaatttggaGTTTAagaagacctacaattgaaggtAAATAGAAGAGAGAATTGGAGCTACAATTAAAGGAAAATTTGGAGTTTATAAAGAATAACGattgaaagtaaatttggaGTTTAagaagacctacaattgaaggtAAATTTGGAGTTTAAAACCATCTACAATTGAGAGTAAATTGAGCtctaaaatatacaatattttagtttaaaggaTCTGCAATAGAAGGAGTGTAGAATGATCTACAATGGAAGGTAAAACTTTGAATGATCtgcaattgaaagtaaatttggaGTTCGATTGAAGATATATTGAgctttaaaatatataagattGGAGTCTATAATAATCTACGatagaatattaaaataaattttagaaagagCTAcaattaaaggaaaataaataaaaatgaaggtTAATTTGGAGTTTAGAAAGATTTACGATTGCAAGTATAATAAGAGGCTAAATTTGGAGTTTAGATAAATCTGACGTTAACGGAAAGGTTTTTATCAgactaaaattttactaaatttccCTGACAAATCTCGCTGGCATATTTCCATGACAAATGTTCTGACAAATTACTCAACCTTAAAATCAGTTTATTCAagtatgaatattttgttttctattttttatacaacattcatacatatatttttttagttatttcacTTAACTGCAATAGTTTCTAAAGCTGCACTCATTCGTACAAAAACTTACCTTTCTCTATCCCACAAAATTTAGtgcaatttcaaatatatcCTAAAGTTAAATGGAAATTTAATTGTATTATAAATGTTTTGCTACAAATAACATATGAAATGTTTCAGGGAAATTGTTTTTagggaaaatattaaataagttaagagtattttaaatgaaataaggTGGGTAATAGTAATAGTTTGCAGGCTAAGAAAGTTAGTTTGGCTTTGCCGAACCTTAGATGAGCTACAGTTGGAATTAAAAAACCCTTGCTTGGCTTAATTGTATAAGGATAAAGAATGGAAAGACTGGCGGTTAAAGATAAAATGGGAGTTTAGAAAGATTtacaattaaaagtaaaattggaGTTTAAAAAGACTTACAATTAAAGGTCGAATTGGGGTTCAAAGATTGAAgttaatatttgaataatttaaaactgcaattgatgttaaaaaatagtaaaattggAGCTTAAAAAGATCTACGATTCAAGATAATTTTGACCTCCGAAACGTGAGAGTACACTACAATTGGATCTTCGTTCCGGAATGACCCGAACCTTACTCGGTAAAAAATTGCCAACTCAGAGATGTCTGTATCGGcacaaaaaatttcccttttggaAGTACTTTCAACGACAGCAGAGctttttaacaacaacaaaaattaaacgaCAAGAAAATGTTTCATGCTGAATTTGAGTAGTTTCACGATCTGTATTGCAAGTGTGAAATAGAGTTTATAAAACCACATGTCCTTCACACCAATATATTCCAATTTAGGCAGCAAGAACTCTGTTATCATGACGGAATGCAGTAACAACCTCATTATCGGTTGTTTTCagctcaaaataatcaaaaaccaTATTTTGtacgaaattttgaaaattctaaaagggGTTGTAGGGTCCTTTGAGGTTTCTTAATCAAGAACAAT comes from Calliphora vicina chromosome 2, idCalVici1.1, whole genome shotgun sequence and encodes:
- the LOC135952225 gene encoding membrane metallo-endopeptidase-like 1, encoding MKKVFKAILLIYLNICLTSFKFVQTANTEMKPCENFHKYECSVENRDPNYEEISQKLDDQMNKQLLSHLATVIQEKPANLATFKDKIITYFEACNNKAPNYFGEYFVPFEQLLADKTYNFWPLLGRMQSYGFNNVILNHRITRNMDNTLNIHLSSADIAEDEPLDSDDPTLLNVLTYLGYQSKWAVQKWLNNSIKWQDIATKYTQLKYKAKLKINFKTINLQLYTRLHSYLQNLLEAEIDNLSVITIDVRYYKFLIYTNWSPEEQKQICEYLFIKFLYYLEQDDTEAFEPLACVKDLRNKFDLGMNYIYYEQFFKQNEIKYKTALFSMLQYIKIFMSDQFKANHLQLSGKQIEFLLNKLQAVKINIGNLPDNFNLTQINTFYQAIPKLSSSNYCKNYLLLLKQRFRESLAYMQNQTYSLGTDSTTATTPSLPFYVLNKNMVVIPFGSFQLPLFHYQQTSLQQLSVFGFIMAHELTHAVGMVGLRFDQQGTELLHPSDILENANFRASVNCMQDQEPTDCVHERIADFFAVRVVYHIYLEYYAKGGQEDWSKEFFENLAQLFCGNSRLQYIAHDSDPVRLNQIVKNFPPFARTFDCPADTAMNLKTKCRLY